One window of Syntrophorhabdales bacterium genomic DNA carries:
- a CDS encoding amidohydrolase family protein has product MSSKVGRRTFLGTAAVTAMALPAMLKGLVTRSEAVDAKKSSMRVVALEEHVGTPQLTAALKAAGINARETAPALEGKLNDLGARRLADMDAAGIDMQVLSVAGDGLEKLDRNAGIAVARDINDMLANAVKAHPDRFAAFAVLPLQAPDAAAAELERCVTKLGFKGALISGTINGRFLDNPVFQPVFAAAEQLDVPIYLHPAPPPPAVYGAYFGDLPAPIAESLSTSAWGWHVETGMHSLRLVASGLFDRFPKLQIIIGHMGENLPFSLVRADGRLSGLNPQLKKRVADYLRTNFYITTSAYFTAPPLLCALEVFGADRMLFAVDYPFSSNADGRKMLDIAPISPNDLAKITHKNAERLLKL; this is encoded by the coding sequence ATGAGTTCAAAGGTAGGAAGACGCACGTTTCTTGGCACAGCGGCAGTTACAGCGATGGCGTTGCCAGCCATGTTGAAAGGTCTTGTAACACGCAGCGAGGCTGTAGACGCAAAGAAGTCCAGCATGAGAGTTGTCGCTCTCGAGGAGCATGTTGGCACGCCGCAACTCACGGCAGCCCTCAAAGCAGCGGGCATAAACGCGCGGGAAACAGCACCCGCGCTCGAAGGGAAATTAAATGACCTGGGGGCTAGGAGGCTGGCAGACATGGATGCAGCCGGCATCGACATGCAGGTATTGTCTGTCGCCGGGGATGGCCTGGAAAAGTTGGACCGCAACGCCGGGATCGCAGTGGCCCGTGACATCAACGATATGTTGGCCAACGCCGTAAAGGCTCATCCGGACCGGTTCGCCGCTTTTGCCGTGTTGCCGTTGCAAGCTCCTGATGCCGCCGCCGCTGAACTGGAACGGTGCGTCACCAAGCTCGGGTTTAAGGGGGCATTGATCAGCGGTACGATCAACGGGCGTTTTCTCGACAACCCGGTATTCCAGCCCGTCTTTGCCGCGGCTGAACAGTTGGATGTCCCGATCTACCTGCACCCTGCCCCACCGCCGCCCGCAGTCTACGGAGCTTATTTCGGAGACCTCCCGGCGCCTATCGCAGAATCGCTATCCACGTCGGCCTGGGGCTGGCATGTGGAGACTGGTATGCATTCTCTCCGCCTGGTAGCCTCCGGGCTGTTCGATCGTTTCCCAAAGCTGCAGATCATCATCGGCCACATGGGCGAAAACCTTCCCTTCTCGCTGGTCCGGGCTGATGGCCGCCTGTCGGGGCTCAACCCCCAGTTGAAAAAGCGGGTGGCCGACTATCTCCGTACCAACTTCTACATCACCACCAGCGCCTACTTTACGGCTCCGCCCCTTCTGTGCGCCCTGGAAGTCTTCGGCGCTGACCGCATGTTGTTCGCGGTCGACTATCCCTTCTCCTCCAACGCCGACGGCCGCAAGATGCTGGACATTGCACCAATCAGCCCCAACGACCTGGCGAAGATAACCCACAAAAATGCTGAAAGACTTTTGAAATTGTAG
- a CDS encoding NUDIX hydrolase yields the protein MEEFVVVVKGNFERNAIDVRYTPGVHIRWEPSAEKFIGDAWEEYVRSARKAGIEVYNGNVLRLDNVRSESGRLSLELSDIDFRSCIGSETTRFTAAFPHEPQGNPLTVCVALVTTDRKIVLEERSRIDARRRKYHVIAGFMEREFDTSDNRPDPFDALRREVREELGLILDNALCATGLVRAVYGSELCFCSRLPISFDDLLHIKAKSETDREIDALRAVEDSPSAVASFLSSHTSDFVPSGRACLLLYGRQAYGEDWYEVIMNSR from the coding sequence GGTTAAAGGGAACTTCGAACGTAATGCTATTGATGTCCGGTACACACCTGGTGTGCATATCCGCTGGGAGCCTTCCGCAGAAAAGTTTATCGGGGATGCGTGGGAGGAGTACGTCCGATCGGCAAGGAAGGCAGGAATAGAGGTGTACAACGGGAATGTGCTTCGTCTCGATAATGTCCGCTCCGAGAGCGGCCGCCTCTCTCTTGAGCTCTCAGACATCGATTTTCGCAGCTGCATCGGTAGTGAGACAACCCGATTCACGGCCGCCTTTCCGCACGAGCCGCAAGGCAACCCTCTTACGGTCTGTGTTGCTCTTGTCACAACCGACAGGAAGATCGTTCTTGAGGAGAGGAGCCGTATAGATGCCCGTCGTCGAAAGTATCATGTGATAGCGGGATTTATGGAGCGGGAGTTTGACACATCAGATAATCGCCCCGATCCTTTTGACGCGCTCAGAAGAGAAGTGCGTGAAGAGCTGGGGCTCATCCTGGATAATGCTTTGTGCGCGACCGGGCTTGTGCGCGCAGTGTACGGCTCGGAACTCTGTTTCTGCAGTCGCCTGCCCATCTCATTTGATGATCTCCTTCACATAAAAGCAAAAAGTGAAACCGACCGCGAAATAGATGCACTGCGTGCAGTGGAGGATTCACCTTCTGCGGTAGCCTCCTTTCTTTCGAGCCATACGAGCGATTTTGTACCGAGCGGGCGAGCTTGCCTTCTCCTTTACGGCAGACAGGCTTACGGCGAGGATTGGTACGAAGTCATCATGAATTCGCGCTGA